In Rubrivirga marina, the following are encoded in one genomic region:
- a CDS encoding BamA/OMP85 family outer membrane protein, producing MTARLLALLLVLGALAGARAQVPLTLVDDETTVGSLGFEFVDGQTLLIENLKLQVATTAPPGPIFGLIPRGSDVPYPFDPIETAKDVVRLTRYYESSGFPLAEVDYEVALDTTDNTVGVTFVIDEGPPLLVGEVSFAGPGQSDVASVLALEIREDWATFQRNPAVRTGDRLDNFALVELQSQTISWLRNRGYAWADAGAEQFPDTTGLRADVRVKVNVGPRARVGEIQVEGNESLARNVVTRELPFETGDLFDASALAEGQREVFGLGLFELALVDIAPEAVRGDTTVPVVVRVRRGPSRVLSAFTGYFTDGGVTLRASATHRNAFEGARQLGVDIEWRTGILSGLGGTGATSVSGGPIRDLRVSVPFRQPYVFDRRLSYTLQPSYRVRDDEIESSATAEVANTLLLTLAPLKTAALSVTGRRRDLSRGLGIRLLDAGQFALPPGPFLPDTLEATTGVLGLDLVYGTLDDPLQPTRGYVLRPSLSAAGGDVAYGRARLAATATIPLRGRRSGVVLRGIFGGLLPLGGTTPDDVGDYVLFRDQLFYSGGTSDVRGWAAARLGPKTFSITPPVETPGVTPDPSLITSSRDVNYVGVGGRYKMAGSVQLNLPLSALGPQWGVNVFTDAGYVGAPSSAPAEDLLRAGGAPADTTLAEILENEGGLRVGVGAGIQYLTPVGFVSIGIGVKVNPSYLDLRQPARVYCGDSIYASDPVCFGGAEIDDPSSGDARGYIDARLNGTDFDPEAISARQILGRAQLYISIGQTF from the coding sequence GTGACCGCCCGTCTCCTCGCCCTTCTCCTCGTCCTCGGTGCCCTCGCCGGCGCGCGTGCCCAGGTCCCCCTCACGCTCGTCGACGACGAGACGACGGTGGGCTCGCTGGGCTTCGAGTTCGTCGACGGGCAGACGCTGCTCATCGAGAACCTCAAGCTCCAGGTCGCGACGACGGCGCCGCCGGGGCCGATCTTCGGCCTCATCCCGCGCGGGAGCGACGTCCCGTACCCGTTCGACCCGATCGAGACGGCGAAGGACGTCGTCCGCCTCACTCGGTACTACGAGAGCAGCGGGTTCCCCCTCGCCGAGGTCGACTACGAGGTCGCGCTCGACACGACGGACAACACGGTCGGGGTGACGTTCGTGATCGACGAGGGGCCGCCGCTCCTCGTGGGCGAGGTCTCGTTCGCGGGGCCGGGCCAGAGCGACGTGGCCTCGGTGCTGGCGCTCGAGATCCGGGAGGACTGGGCGACCTTCCAGCGGAACCCAGCCGTCCGGACGGGCGACCGGCTCGACAACTTCGCCCTCGTCGAGCTCCAGAGCCAGACGATCTCGTGGCTCCGCAACCGCGGCTACGCCTGGGCGGACGCCGGCGCCGAGCAGTTCCCCGACACGACCGGCCTCCGGGCCGACGTCCGCGTGAAGGTCAACGTGGGGCCGCGGGCGCGGGTGGGCGAGATCCAGGTCGAGGGCAACGAGTCGCTGGCCCGCAACGTCGTCACGCGTGAGCTCCCGTTCGAGACGGGCGACCTGTTCGACGCGAGCGCGCTCGCCGAGGGCCAGCGCGAGGTGTTCGGCCTCGGCCTGTTCGAGCTCGCCCTCGTCGACATCGCGCCCGAGGCGGTCCGGGGCGACACGACGGTGCCGGTCGTCGTCCGCGTGCGGCGCGGGCCGAGCCGGGTCCTCTCGGCGTTCACGGGCTACTTCACCGACGGCGGCGTCACGCTCCGGGCCTCGGCCACGCACCGGAACGCGTTCGAGGGCGCCCGCCAACTCGGCGTCGACATCGAGTGGCGGACGGGGATCCTCTCCGGGCTCGGCGGGACGGGCGCGACGTCGGTCTCGGGCGGTCCCATCCGCGACCTCCGCGTGTCGGTCCCGTTCCGCCAGCCGTACGTCTTCGACCGGCGACTCTCGTACACGCTCCAGCCGTCGTACCGCGTCCGCGACGACGAGATCGAGTCGAGTGCGACGGCCGAGGTCGCCAACACGCTGCTCCTGACCCTCGCCCCGCTCAAGACGGCGGCGCTCTCGGTCACGGGCCGCCGCCGCGACCTCTCACGCGGGCTCGGCATCCGGCTCCTCGACGCGGGGCAGTTCGCGCTCCCGCCGGGCCCGTTCCTCCCCGACACGCTCGAGGCCACGACCGGCGTGCTCGGCCTCGACCTCGTCTACGGCACGCTCGACGACCCGCTCCAGCCGACGCGCGGCTACGTCCTCCGGCCGTCGCTCTCGGCCGCCGGAGGCGACGTGGCCTACGGCCGCGCCCGGCTCGCGGCGACGGCCACGATCCCGCTGCGCGGCCGGCGCTCGGGCGTCGTGCTGCGCGGCATCTTCGGCGGGCTCCTCCCGCTCGGCGGGACCACGCCGGATGACGTGGGCGACTACGTCCTCTTCCGCGACCAGCTCTTCTACTCCGGAGGGACGTCCGACGTGCGCGGGTGGGCGGCGGCCCGGCTCGGGCCCAAGACGTTCTCCATCACGCCGCCCGTGGAGACGCCGGGCGTGACGCCGGACCCGTCGCTCATCACGAGTTCGCGCGACGTGAACTACGTCGGCGTGGGCGGGCGGTACAAGATGGCGGGGAGCGTCCAACTCAACCTGCCCCTCAGCGCGCTCGGCCCGCAGTGGGGCGTCAACGTGTTCACGGACGCGGGCTACGTCGGCGCGCCGAGCTCGGCCCCGGCCGAGGACCTCCTCCGCGCCGGCGGCGCCCCGGCCGACACGACGCTCGCCGAGATCCTCGAGAACGAGGGCGGCCTCCGCGTCGGCGTCGGCGCCGGGATCCAGTACCTCACCCCGGTCGGGTTCGTCTCGATCGGGATCGGGGTGAAGGTCAACCCGTCGTACCTCGACCTCCGCCAGCCGGCCCGCGTCTACTGCGGCGACTCGATCTACGCCAGCGACCCCGTCTGTTTCGGCGGCGCCGAGATCGACGACCCGAGCAGCGGGGACGCACGCGGCTACATCGACGCGCGGCTCAACGGGACCGACTTCGACCCCGAGGCCATCTCCGCCCGCCAGATCCTCGGGCGGGCCCAGCTCTACATCTCCATCGGACAGACGTTCTAG
- a CDS encoding translocation/assembly module TamB domain-containing protein, which produces MSTDPTRTDHLGDGAAPRGEATGEGVRGPDAVPSGDGGSGSEGPAPGPVRGRKRRAAKRVSVGLASAIAFVAVVLVGVLIFLQTGPGREFARGLVVGQIANVFADDAEVSAEGLAGNFLTGARLTGLEVRRGGETVVTVDTVMVDYNLTTLLRRTFSASRLYIGGPHLYVRQRADSSFNVTGLFKPADEEEQRAGIAIRLDELAVRRGAADVIWYREDGRDSVHSVRELRAVVENFRQRGDSLSGAIDALSLHAIAPFDRAEADLSASGRFSKRDLALDELMIRSEAGTSVVGEARLQFAGDGTLPVFDALVEASPLDLEDVRAFAGVEVYGAPRLRLRADSDGDVLTASLSGALDDATINVDGEFSREPNSGPVRYRAEGTLQRFDPSALLGDRVPSAEVTGDLRLNLQGTTLETLSGPFAVSLRESRVGDRTIDRLRLDGSFAAGRVSFDLEGALPGASLAAEGRARPFDEVPTYQVAGTAQNVDLGVLLPGSGRTDEFAGEFALIGRGASLDAFSGTLALDLTRADIGLTDRRLQFSNLQLDADVDRGVADFDADATLAGDEGRIAALGTLRLGDPLAYDIVDGQATGLNLAALTGNPSQESDLTGSFTLSGEGVDVTSAPIDLTAQLQSSRYGEFELAAADLDVQLRGGVATLDAALDFGPGGQATATGTARPFAQPLAYELSGTFQNLDLAEVQGIPERYSDLTGTYVASGAGLDPATLSLDAQVAITAPSSYGERLVDSADLAVTLDDGFLTVNGPITTPEGAFDLALSGRPFDANPSYAFDGTCFRDLDLSDLSASNPRTDLTGCFTGEIRGIADLPTANGSGVVTLRPSRINDAELEDGRVEFTLADGALRGSLDVTLLTPPRDEGVAEGGRIVASFEGRPFDETPTYALRGRTEALDAGTLLDLPPDQPLRLTLGFDLEGRGTDPETMTLRGSLTGRESTLGPVMLESLTTRFALADGVVSVDTLRFESDLAQATGGGTLALFNDRAASDFRLEGTVESLAPLAAQTDRTLGLERGSFVLNASAQPGEPLRLLGSAEARQVVVDEIAVTGFDASVDMSWNRALADSLGLGALDGEVRTTFDVLSGPTYRVEEGRATVAADDGTFTVDATVTVDERRDLDVFARIDPQSDGVLIERGRFRLDDKTWQLLQPTEIAVAEGLIDVRGLILASESGGQQIAADGTIDFNGEQNFVVTVEDVPIDALTEFVNLGALGGDLTATLDLTGPATAPRIDGRVSLADLTSNGEPVGALAADVAYADGRLGLDAVLTHEGGETLTVDGTVPFAFSLADGPQSEGGDADERVDLRARARAFPIDWARPFLDDRAYNALGGTLRLDLTIVGTQANPQLDGVATLQGGRLGVVATGRVYEPITADLTFQNDRIVLEDVRILDESGRTALDVTGNVRFRELSVGEFDLTITPRDFLAMDTRTYDGLVIDRGSTPLRLTGTLDRPVLRGSVVLAQGDIYLTDELVPPELESVTLTDAQIREVESRFGRVVTARDTAQSRFVDALDYALTVEIEQNVWLRSEAGLPFDIEFRGDVDARKRSYAESSQLFGRIDLVRGSVQTLNRQFDLENGSITFNGDPLAAIVDLAATLDIRLPGSISGQSSAVITLSAQGQLDENPSIRLSSTPTMEAADIVSLIATGRLADEFVGTGALAGAGTGLALGTVSGFAEGLASRTLGLEMAQIDYEGGDIVIKFGDYLSSRLFWTGGFIVPLGDNSQSENRLPILFSLDYELLRWLSAQTEYSGQRGVGAGLNYETSW; this is translated from the coding sequence GTGTCCACCGACCCCACCCGCACCGACCACCTCGGCGACGGCGCCGCCCCCCGGGGCGAAGCGACGGGGGAGGGCGTGCGCGGGCCCGACGCCGTGCCGTCGGGCGACGGCGGGTCTGGGAGCGAGGGGCCCGCACCGGGCCCCGTCCGCGGACGGAAGCGGCGCGCGGCGAAGCGCGTGAGCGTCGGGCTGGCGAGCGCGATCGCGTTCGTGGCGGTCGTGCTCGTCGGCGTCCTCATCTTTCTCCAGACGGGCCCCGGGCGGGAGTTCGCGCGTGGGCTCGTCGTGGGCCAGATCGCCAACGTGTTCGCCGACGACGCCGAGGTCTCGGCCGAGGGCCTCGCCGGCAACTTCCTGACGGGCGCTCGTCTGACCGGCCTGGAGGTCCGCCGAGGCGGGGAGACCGTGGTCACGGTCGACACCGTCATGGTCGACTACAACCTGACGACGCTCCTCCGGCGGACGTTCTCGGCCAGCCGGCTCTACATCGGCGGGCCGCACCTCTACGTCCGCCAACGGGCCGACAGCTCGTTCAACGTGACCGGCCTGTTCAAGCCGGCCGACGAGGAGGAGCAGCGGGCGGGCATCGCCATCCGGCTCGACGAGTTGGCCGTCCGTCGCGGTGCGGCCGACGTGATCTGGTACCGCGAAGACGGCCGCGACTCGGTCCACTCCGTCCGCGAGCTCCGGGCCGTCGTCGAGAATTTCCGCCAGCGCGGCGACAGCCTTTCGGGCGCCATCGACGCCCTCTCGCTCCATGCCATCGCCCCGTTCGACCGGGCCGAGGCCGACCTTTCGGCGTCGGGTCGGTTCTCGAAGCGCGACCTCGCCCTCGACGAGCTCATGATCCGCAGCGAGGCCGGCACGAGCGTCGTCGGCGAGGCGCGGCTCCAGTTCGCGGGCGACGGGACGCTTCCCGTGTTCGACGCCCTCGTCGAGGCGTCGCCGCTGGACCTTGAGGACGTCCGCGCGTTCGCAGGCGTCGAGGTCTACGGGGCCCCCCGCCTCCGGCTCCGCGCCGACTCCGACGGCGACGTCCTCACGGCGTCGCTCTCGGGCGCCCTCGACGACGCCACCATCAACGTCGACGGCGAGTTCTCGCGCGAGCCGAACAGCGGGCCGGTCCGGTACCGCGCTGAGGGCACGCTGCAGCGGTTCGACCCCTCGGCGCTCCTCGGCGACCGCGTCCCGTCGGCCGAGGTCACCGGCGACCTTCGGCTGAACCTCCAGGGCACGACGCTCGAGACGCTCAGCGGGCCGTTCGCCGTGTCGCTCCGCGAGAGCCGCGTCGGCGACCGGACGATCGACCGGCTCCGCCTCGACGGGTCGTTCGCCGCGGGCCGCGTCTCGTTCGACCTCGAGGGCGCGCTCCCCGGCGCGTCGCTGGCGGCCGAGGGCCGCGCGCGTCCGTTCGACGAGGTCCCGACCTACCAGGTCGCCGGAACCGCCCAGAACGTCGACCTCGGCGTGCTCCTCCCGGGCTCCGGACGGACCGACGAGTTCGCCGGCGAGTTCGCGCTCATCGGACGCGGGGCCTCGCTCGACGCGTTCTCGGGCACGCTCGCGCTCGACCTCACCCGCGCCGACATCGGCCTGACGGACCGCCGCCTCCAGTTCTCGAACCTCCAGCTCGACGCCGACGTGGATCGCGGCGTGGCCGATTTCGACGCCGACGCGACGCTCGCCGGCGACGAGGGGCGGATCGCCGCGCTCGGCACCCTCCGCCTCGGCGACCCGCTCGCCTACGACATCGTCGACGGGCAGGCCACCGGGCTCAACCTCGCCGCGCTCACCGGCAACCCGAGCCAGGAGAGCGACCTCACGGGCTCGTTCACGCTCTCCGGCGAGGGCGTCGACGTGACGAGCGCGCCCATCGACCTCACGGCCCAGCTCCAGAGCTCGCGCTACGGCGAGTTCGAGCTCGCCGCGGCCGACCTCGATGTCCAGCTCCGCGGCGGCGTCGCCACGCTCGACGCGGCGCTCGACTTCGGCCCGGGCGGGCAGGCGACGGCGACCGGCACCGCGCGACCGTTCGCCCAGCCGCTCGCCTACGAGCTCAGCGGCACGTTCCAGAACCTCGACCTCGCCGAGGTCCAGGGCATCCCCGAGCGCTACAGCGACCTCACGGGCACCTACGTCGCGAGCGGCGCCGGCCTCGACCCGGCCACGCTCTCGCTCGACGCCCAGGTCGCCATCACCGCGCCGTCGTCGTACGGCGAGCGGCTCGTCGACTCGGCCGACCTCGCGGTCACGCTCGACGACGGGTTCCTGACGGTCAACGGGCCGATCACGACGCCGGAAGGCGCGTTCGACCTCGCGCTCTCGGGCCGGCCGTTCGACGCGAACCCCAGCTACGCCTTCGACGGGACGTGCTTCCGCGACCTCGACCTGTCGGACCTCTCGGCCTCGAACCCTCGGACCGACCTCACGGGCTGCTTCACCGGCGAAATCCGTGGCATCGCCGACCTCCCGACCGCGAACGGGTCGGGGGTCGTCACGCTCCGTCCGTCGCGCATCAACGACGCCGAGCTCGAGGACGGCCGCGTCGAGTTCACGCTGGCCGACGGCGCCCTCCGGGGGTCGCTGGACGTCACGCTCCTCACGCCGCCGCGCGACGAGGGCGTGGCCGAGGGCGGGCGGATCGTGGCCTCCTTCGAGGGCCGGCCCTTCGACGAGACGCCGACGTACGCGCTCCGCGGGCGGACCGAGGCGCTCGACGCCGGCACGCTCCTCGACCTCCCGCCCGACCAGCCGCTCCGCCTCACGCTCGGGTTCGACCTGGAGGGTCGCGGGACCGACCCCGAGACGATGACGCTCCGGGGCTCGCTCACCGGCCGTGAGTCGACACTCGGGCCGGTCATGCTCGAGTCGCTCACCACGCGGTTCGCCCTCGCCGACGGCGTCGTGAGCGTCGACACGCTCCGGTTCGAGAGCGACCTCGCGCAGGCGACCGGCGGCGGCACGCTGGCCCTCTTCAACGACCGCGCGGCGTCCGACTTCCGGCTCGAGGGGACCGTCGAGAGCCTCGCCCCGCTGGCGGCCCAGACGGACCGGACGCTCGGGCTCGAGCGCGGGTCGTTCGTGCTCAACGCGTCGGCCCAGCCCGGCGAGCCGCTCCGGCTCCTCGGCTCCGCCGAGGCGCGCCAGGTCGTCGTCGACGAGATCGCCGTGACCGGCTTCGACGCCTCGGTCGACATGTCGTGGAACCGGGCGCTCGCCGACTCGCTCGGCCTCGGCGCCCTCGACGGCGAGGTCCGCACCACGTTCGACGTCCTCTCCGGCCCGACGTACCGCGTCGAGGAGGGCCGCGCCACCGTCGCCGCCGACGACGGGACGTTCACTGTCGACGCTACGGTGACGGTCGACGAGCGCCGTGACCTCGACGTGTTCGCGCGGATCGACCCGCAGTCCGACGGCGTGCTCATCGAGCGCGGGCGGTTCCGGCTCGACGACAAGACCTGGCAGCTTCTCCAGCCGACCGAGATCGCCGTCGCCGAGGGCCTCATCGACGTCCGCGGGCTCATCCTCGCCTCGGAGTCCGGGGGCCAGCAGATCGCGGCCGACGGGACCATCGACTTCAACGGCGAGCAGAACTTCGTCGTGACCGTCGAGGACGTCCCGATCGACGCCCTGACCGAGTTCGTCAACCTCGGCGCGCTCGGCGGCGACCTCACGGCCACGCTCGACCTCACGGGCCCGGCGACGGCGCCCCGCATCGACGGCCGCGTCTCCCTCGCCGACCTGACCTCGAACGGCGAGCCCGTCGGCGCCCTCGCCGCCGACGTGGCCTACGCCGACGGCCGCCTCGGCCTCGACGCCGTGCTCACGCACGAGGGCGGCGAGACGCTGACCGTCGACGGGACGGTCCCGTTCGCGTTCTCGCTGGCCGACGGGCCGCAGAGCGAGGGCGGCGACGCCGACGAGCGCGTCGACCTCCGCGCCCGCGCCCGCGCCTTCCCCATCGACTGGGCGCGGCCGTTCCTCGACGACCGGGCCTACAACGCGCTCGGCGGGACGCTCCGGCTCGACCTCACGATCGTCGGGACGCAGGCCAACCCGCAGCTCGACGGCGTCGCCACGCTCCAGGGCGGTCGCCTCGGCGTCGTCGCCACGGGCCGCGTCTACGAACCGATCACGGCCGACCTCACGTTCCAGAACGACCGGATCGTGCTGGAGGACGTCCGGATCCTCGACGAGAGCGGCCGGACGGCCCTCGACGTCACCGGCAACGTCCGCTTCCGCGAGCTGTCCGTCGGCGAGTTCGACCTGACCATCACGCCGCGCGACTTCCTCGCGATGGACACGCGGACGTACGACGGCCTCGTGATCGACCGCGGGTCGACGCCGCTCCGACTGACGGGCACGCTCGACCGGCCCGTCCTCCGGGGCTCCGTCGTCCTCGCCCAGGGCGACATCTACCTCACCGACGAGCTCGTCCCGCCCGAGCTCGAGTCGGTCACGCTCACCGACGCCCAGATCCGCGAGGTCGAGTCCCGGTTCGGCCGCGTCGTCACGGCCCGCGACACGGCCCAGAGCCGGTTCGTCGACGCGCTCGACTACGCGCTCACGGTCGAGATCGAGCAGAACGTGTGGCTGCGGAGCGAGGCCGGCCTCCCGTTCGACATCGAGTTCCGGGGCGACGTCGACGCCCGGAAGCGGTCGTACGCCGAGTCGAGCCAGCTCTTCGGCCGGATCGACCTCGTGCGCGGCTCGGTCCAGACGCTCAACCGCCAGTTCGATCTCGAGAACGGGTCGATCACGTTCAACGGCGACCCGCTCGCGGCCATCGTCGACCTCGCGGCCACGCTCGACATCCGGTTGCCGGGCTCGATCTCGGGCCAGTCGTCGGCCGTCATCACGCTCTCGGCGCAGGGCCAGCTCGACGAGAACCCATCGATCCGCCTGAGCTCGACGCCGACCATGGAGGCCGCCGACATCGTCTCGCTCATCGCGACGGGCCGGCTCGCCGACGAGTTCGTGGGGACGGGCGCGCTCGCGGGCGCCGGCACGGGCCTCGCGCTCGGGACCGTCTCGGGCTTCGCCGAGGGCCTCGCCAGCCGGACGCTCGGGCTCGAGATGGCCCAGATCGACTACGAGGGCGGCGACATCGTCATCAAGTTCGGCGACTACCTCTCGAGCCGGCTGTTCTGGACGGGCGGGTTCATCGTCCCGCTCGGCGACAACTCGCAGAGCGAGAACCGCCTCCCCATCCTGTTCTCGCTCGACTACGAGCTCCTCCGCTGGCTCTCGGCGCAGACCGAGTACAGCGGCCAGCGCGGCGTCGGCGCGGGGCTCAACTACGAGACGTCGTGGTAG